Sequence from the Nymphalis io chromosome 14, ilAglIoxx1.1, whole genome shotgun sequence genome:
AAGAATGATATTGTGAATAGACTTGTAAGCGTAAGGCTTGAGGAAGATGCCAATGGTGAAGAAAATCCTCCTCAAAATATGCTACCATCTAATCAACAATCAAGACAGGGTAGTCATAATGACGAAGAAAATGTTCACGCGAACGAGCTGATGCCGTCGTCGTCTGCAATAGAGAACCTTCAGCCCACGAACAACACAGGTTGTCGTCTACATAATTGGCAAGCGACGAAAACAACTGTTAAGGAACGATTGTCTTtcctttttaataatgaaatactgtCAGATGTTCATTTCATTGTAGGAAAAGAAGCAAATCAGCAAGTTATACCGGCGCATAAATTTGTTCTTTCCGTCGGTAGTGCAGTGTTTGATGCTATGTTCAATGGAGTACTGGCTACAAAATCCGATGAAGTTGAACTACCCGATGTTGAGCCTGCAGCATTCTTACATTTACTAAAATTCCTCTATTCAGACGAAGTTAGAATTGGACCAGAAAGTGTTATGACGACTTTGTACACAGCAAAGAAGTATGCTGTAGCTGCTTTAGAGGAACATTGTGTTGATTTTCTAAAGAGCAATCTCGGCACTGATAATGCATTCTTGCTCTTGACACAAGCAAGGCTGTTTGATGAGCCTCAGCTAGCAGCACTCTGCTTAGAAATGATTGACAAGAACACTACTGATGCTCTAAATGCTGAAGGGTTTACTGATATAGATCAAGACACTTTGAATGCAGTTTTAGAAAGgtaacaaaaattgtaaatacaacatttgatataagtaaatatttcattttgttaaacTCTCATATTGTaagatttattatgaaaaatctttataatttttttataaataactaatagaTGACCCAGTGTATGCACAACAGTAAAGAACAGTTGTGAGGAAATCTCCTATCAACATCTACTAATTTATATTGAAGCAGTATACTGGGTTTTAGGGCGTTGTGAAAGCTTACTTAGTACAGtgagggacatcttagttctcaaggctgGGAGCGGATTAGCCagataaggaatggttaaattTGTTGCTGCACAAATGTCTGGGTGATGGCGGTCACTTAACATCAAGTTGCCCATTTTGTCcgcctatttattttatttaaaaaagtatgatAGAAAAAATTCCATACccctcaaaaaaagaggagcTCTTTGCCCAATAGCAGGACAATTATAGCCTGTTAACTTATATAATGTACtcaaatatttgttaaacgAAGTTCTCTCATATTTTAGCATACAGTTATATATCAAGAGATCATTAAgccaattatttaacattttaatacttatatatctgAAAACAGTACAAGTTGAAAGAACATTGGGCACAATACATATTGTGTTATAATACTTCCTTATAGCTATTAAAGTACAAAAGTAGGAtacataactaatataatattaatttatttataaatcttgctattgaataattgtaaacaattatttaaatatattaaactaataatataacacCTTTAGTGTAGaagatacataattattttaataaataaatacttttgtacAGTTTCAGTACTTGATCATTgacatttctaataaatatttattaaaataaaaaaaaatatgtagaattgttttatatagtatataaaattcagTTTTTCACATCcagagtctaaatttaaagtgcGTGAAACTGTGGCACAAagctttttacataataataatatataaatacctacTGACAACTCTGAAATGTGCTGCCTCtcctggtataagttttatttgtgttGGCTTAGTAGTTTTTcctcatttatttacataagtatatttaaatgacaaatGCAGagctgtaagaacaaactcgaaagtTTTATAGTAGAACAACGATGTCACTTCAGATTGATGTTGATATGTGTCATTGGCTATGTGATTTCCTAgagaatatgatatttaaagacTTTTTAACATcagaatatatttcttatatttacagGGATACACTGCGCATAAGAGAGGCGAAGATATTCGCCGCGGTCCTACGCTGGTCCGAGGCGGAATGCACCCGACGCCAACTGCCGGTGACGCCTAACAACCAAAGAATGGTTCTCGGCAGAGCGTTCCATGCTATACGTTTTCCATTAATGTCTGTTGAAGAATTCGCAATGGGCCCTGCACAGAGTGGTCTACTTGACGACAGAGAAATAGTCCAGCTCTTCCTTTATTTCACCGTCAATCCAAAGCCCAATGTAGGCTTCCTAGACACACCCAGATGCTGTATGACAGGAAAAGAGCTAACGGTGAATAGGTTCTCCCAGACTGAATCTCGGTGGGGCTACAGTGGCACAACTGATAGGATTAGGTTTACTGTTGATCAGAGAA
This genomic interval carries:
- the LOC126773242 gene encoding BTB/POZ domain-containing protein 2-like, encoding MASKNDIVNRLVSVRLEEDANGEENPPQNMLPSNQQSRQGSHNDEENVHANELMPSSSAIENLQPTNNTGCRLHNWQATKTTVKERLSFLFNNEILSDVHFIVGKEANQQVIPAHKFVLSVGSAVFDAMFNGVLATKSDEVELPDVEPAAFLHLLKFLYSDEVRIGPESVMTTLYTAKKYAVAALEEHCVDFLKSNLGTDNAFLLLTQARLFDEPQLAALCLEMIDKNTTDALNAEGFTDIDQDTLNAVLERDTLRIREAKIFAAVLRWSEAECTRRQLPVTPNNQRMVLGRAFHAIRFPLMSVEEFAMGPAQSGLLDDREIVQLFLYFTVNPKPNVGFLDTPRCCMTGKELTVNRFSQTESRWGYSGTTDRIRFTVDQRIFVVGFGLYGSYFGPTEYEVHLQIIHLATKKVCGSNTTTFCCDGTDDTFRAMFKEPVEILPNTSYIASAKLKGTDSYYGTRGLRRVTVDCNNGEKVVFQFSYAAGNNNGTSVEDGQIPAIIFYI